A region of Fibrobacter succinogenes subsp. succinogenes S85 DNA encodes the following proteins:
- a CDS encoding carbohydrate-binding protein, with amino-acid sequence MGYNHNFKAILASSLLAAGLAVPSFAAPRQMENLTRGLVASNVGKGMLVSWRLLGTDDPATEFVLYRDGKKLASIGKSAGTSYLDAAGTATSKYTVAAVVDGKEQSQVGLSLVLDKTVSNSGKSFPYKTFKVEPPAAQTMPNGETCTYVPNDMSTADLDGDGEYELVLKWDPSNAHDNSQTGYTGTVFIDAYKLNGKRLWRIDLGKNIRAGAHYTQFQVFDYDGDGKAEMIVKTADGTIDGTGKAVGDKSKDYRDGSGLVLKGPEYLTVFRGADGAAVSTVDFVPSRDINQHVKGKDGKGYWGDNYGNRCERYLAATGYLDGVHPSAIFARGYYTSAYVVAYDFDGKTLKQRWYHKSEDPGKGLYGEGNHSLQAADLDGDGYDEVFFGAAALNHDGTLRYRTGLGHGDAHHIADMDPDRPGLESWDVHEHKDAKYTDELRANDGTIIWGTPQPNPGVDNGRGMAADVDSTHRGYEMWSAKGGGMFTVKHERIGSPAVSQNFRIYFDGDLQDELLDGAYVTKFNSKDIKAEVYFDGPTALGVTGCNGTKNTPSLVADLFGDWREELVVRSEKDPTTMYIVSTPVTSPYRLYTLMHDATYRTAVASENTAYNQPPHPGYFLPDMAKSLKQPDIYVVGENVVVPVDTTPVVNDGLSMLDASTPKDGVGWTEKTNEGFLKNGYFNFDNTLSSYGVWEIFSKTEAKTTLTIRYANGGNADRSMAVSVNGKSAGTVSFPATGWTTYKEASVDVKLKAGVNTLKLTSMTSDGGPNVDMFTFGIDGVELYDGTQVVDKPVSIAPQSFRPNVYNPVTGILHTNEAGLAEIYAFDVTGKLVGGISRNVTAGTSKVMFDREMLPRGAYMMVVKLNGRVISKSLRKAAK; translated from the coding sequence ATGGGATATAATCATAATTTTAAGGCTATTTTGGCAAGTTCGCTGTTGGCTGCGGGCTTGGCTGTTCCGTCTTTTGCTGCGCCGCGTCAAATGGAAAACTTGACACGCGGCCTTGTGGCGTCAAATGTGGGCAAGGGAATGCTTGTCAGTTGGCGCTTGTTGGGAACCGACGACCCGGCGACGGAATTTGTCCTCTATCGTGATGGCAAGAAACTTGCCTCGATTGGCAAGTCTGCCGGCACGAGCTACCTTGATGCTGCTGGCACAGCTACCTCCAAGTACACGGTGGCTGCCGTTGTCGATGGCAAGGAGCAATCTCAGGTTGGTTTGTCGCTCGTTTTAGATAAAACGGTCTCCAATAGCGGAAAATCTTTCCCATATAAGACTTTTAAAGTGGAGCCGCCTGCAGCACAGACTATGCCGAACGGTGAAACGTGCACTTACGTTCCGAACGATATGAGCACGGCTGACCTCGATGGTGACGGCGAATATGAATTGGTTCTCAAATGGGATCCGTCTAACGCTCACGATAACTCGCAAACGGGTTATACGGGTACCGTGTTTATTGATGCCTACAAGCTGAATGGCAAGCGCCTTTGGCGCATTGACCTCGGCAAGAATATCCGCGCAGGTGCGCACTACACGCAGTTCCAGGTATTTGACTACGACGGCGATGGCAAAGCCGAAATGATTGTGAAGACTGCCGACGGAACGATTGATGGTACGGGCAAGGCTGTGGGCGACAAGTCCAAGGATTATCGTGACGGTAGCGGCCTTGTGCTTAAGGGGCCGGAATACTTGACCGTTTTCCGCGGTGCTGATGGCGCTGCGGTTTCGACGGTTGATTTTGTGCCGAGTCGAGACATCAACCAGCATGTGAAGGGCAAGGATGGCAAGGGCTACTGGGGCGACAACTACGGTAACCGTTGCGAACGCTACCTGGCTGCGACTGGCTACTTGGATGGCGTCCATCCGAGTGCAATTTTTGCACGTGGTTATTACACGTCTGCTTATGTGGTTGCGTATGATTTTGATGGCAAAACATTGAAGCAACGCTGGTACCACAAGTCTGAAGACCCGGGCAAGGGTCTCTATGGCGAAGGAAACCACAGTCTTCAGGCGGCTGACCTCGATGGCGATGGTTATGATGAAGTGTTTTTCGGTGCTGCAGCCTTGAATCACGATGGCACCCTGCGTTACCGCACTGGCCTTGGTCATGGCGATGCCCACCATATTGCCGATATGGATCCGGACCGTCCGGGGCTTGAATCCTGGGATGTGCATGAACACAAGGATGCCAAATATACCGATGAACTTCGTGCAAACGATGGCACGATTATCTGGGGAACGCCTCAGCCGAATCCTGGCGTAGACAACGGCCGTGGCATGGCTGCTGACGTAGATTCTACCCATCGCGGTTACGAAATGTGGTCTGCGAAGGGCGGTGGAATGTTTACTGTAAAGCACGAAAGAATCGGTTCTCCGGCTGTTTCGCAGAATTTCCGCATTTATTTTGACGGTGACCTGCAGGATGAACTCTTGGATGGCGCCTACGTGACCAAGTTCAATTCTAAGGATATCAAGGCAGAAGTTTACTTTGATGGCCCGACGGCGCTTGGTGTAACGGGTTGCAATGGCACCAAGAATACGCCGAGCCTCGTGGCAGATCTCTTCGGCGACTGGCGCGAAGAACTGGTGGTGCGTAGCGAAAAGGACCCGACCACGATGTACATTGTCTCGACTCCGGTGACATCTCCGTATCGTCTTTACACGCTGATGCACGACGCCACCTACCGCACGGCAGTCGCTTCCGAAAATACAGCTTACAACCAACCACCGCATCCGGGATACTTCTTGCCCGATATGGCGAAATCTCTCAAGCAGCCGGATATTTACGTGGTCGGTGAAAATGTCGTAGTGCCGGTCGATACGACTCCGGTTGTGAACGACGGTTTGTCTATGCTCGATGCTTCTACGCCGAAGGATGGTGTGGGGTGGACCGAAAAAACAAACGAAGGGTTCCTCAAGAACGGTTACTTCAATTTTGATAACACACTTTCTAGCTATGGTGTTTGGGAAATCTTCTCGAAGACCGAGGCTAAGACGACTTTGACAATCCGTTACGCCAATGGTGGAAATGCTGATCGTAGCATGGCTGTTAGCGTGAATGGCAAGTCGGCAGGTACGGTTAGTTTCCCGGCTACAGGATGGACAACGTATAAAGAGGCCTCTGTAGATGTGAAGCTGAAGGCTGGCGTCAATACGCTCAAGCTGACGTCGATGACAAGTGACGGTGGCCCGAATGTTGATATGTTCACGTTCGGAATTGACGGCGTAGAACTTTACGATGGAACGCAGGTTGTTGACAAGCCGGTATCGATTGCGCCTCAGTCGTTCAGGCCGAATGTTTATAATCCGGTAACGGGAATCCTCCATACAAATGAAGCAGGCCTTGCTGAAATCTATGCCTTTGATGTGACAGGTAAGCTCGTTGGCGGAATCTCCCGCAATGTGACTGCCGGAACGTCTAAGGTGATGTTTGACCGCGAAATGCTCCCGCGTGGTGCTTACATGATGGTTGTGAAATTGAACGGTCGCGTGATTTCGAAGAGCTTGCGTAAGGCCGCAAAATAA
- a CDS encoding GDSL-type esterase/lipase family protein, with translation MFSKFWQGVVATSMIAAPLAMAKVTIYMLGDSTMQDWADGYYPKQGQGQDFHYWFDVNKAAVVNRGQGGMSLGGGGKDKKGNTAVGYYDMFFKKGCSNGGCIADKLQAGDYVVVQFGINDVNYSTEDFFASNMKKLVSDVRAKGAYPIIMSPIRRLYYDSPTQIHNSYRGYPALNQSLATELNVPFIDMSEMVANYMISVGERYSAQFIFNYATKSEYSNLGSDQTDQVHLQMNGANAFGRIITEQMRAHKDPIVKKLGDYMAPMYQVDVKVSPEGAAEATSLSAYYPKGMTVMLKTIPKSGKKFLGWYDGNGNKVGAPSRSNVKSPYIHTFVMGSASTQFTAVYEGGTAQKYTGDGKALTAFPTTTPKSLDDVTFEPFTPIDGSQETETKVDKDIKKFFDASKPDTAGIGWTQTEWTGYIGDGYFNLDNTNVSFASYKVKFPGAGYVTLAVRYANGGSTDRMFNAYLDHDYYLSAPPTGGWDKWDTAYVVMDAPQGEAELKFMSVTSDGAPNLDAFGFNLDGVCRVGVDCKDAKDSIPTSLQGIKMAARAKLLGDKLLLPERADISVFDMSGSLVVRKAVLAGEVDMSSLVRTNGVYRVVVRLGREKLVATWAKVK, from the coding sequence ATGTTTTCTAAGTTTTGGCAGGGCGTTGTTGCGACTTCGATGATTGCGGCTCCACTTGCAATGGCTAAGGTTACAATTTATATGCTTGGCGATTCCACCATGCAGGACTGGGCTGATGGTTATTATCCCAAACAGGGCCAGGGCCAGGATTTTCATTACTGGTTCGATGTAAACAAGGCGGCAGTGGTGAACCGTGGACAGGGCGGCATGTCGCTTGGTGGCGGCGGTAAGGACAAAAAGGGTAACACCGCGGTCGGCTATTACGACATGTTCTTTAAAAAGGGCTGCTCCAATGGTGGTTGCATTGCGGACAAGTTGCAGGCTGGCGACTATGTCGTTGTCCAGTTCGGAATTAACGACGTGAACTACAGCACGGAAGACTTCTTTGCCTCCAACATGAAAAAGCTTGTGAGCGATGTCAGGGCGAAAGGCGCTTATCCGATTATCATGAGCCCGATTCGTCGCTTGTACTATGATTCTCCAACGCAGATCCATAACAGCTATCGTGGCTACCCGGCTCTTAACCAGAGCCTTGCAACGGAATTGAACGTTCCGTTTATCGATATGAGCGAAATGGTCGCGAACTACATGATTTCTGTGGGCGAACGCTATTCGGCACAGTTTATCTTCAACTATGCTACAAAATCTGAATATAGCAACTTGGGCAGTGACCAGACGGACCAGGTGCATTTACAGATGAATGGTGCGAATGCCTTTGGACGTATCATTACAGAACAGATGCGCGCCCACAAGGATCCGATTGTGAAAAAACTTGGCGACTACATGGCGCCTATGTACCAGGTAGATGTCAAGGTGAGCCCGGAAGGCGCTGCCGAAGCGACTTCTCTTAGCGCTTACTACCCGAAGGGCATGACGGTTATGCTCAAGACCATTCCGAAGTCCGGCAAAAAGTTCTTGGGCTGGTATGACGGTAACGGCAACAAGGTCGGCGCCCCGAGCCGCTCCAATGTAAAGTCTCCGTACATCCACACGTTTGTCATGGGTTCTGCATCGACGCAGTTCACTGCAGTGTATGAAGGCGGTACCGCTCAGAAGTACACGGGCGATGGCAAGGCTTTGACTGCATTCCCGACAACGACCCCGAAGAGCCTTGACGATGTGACGTTTGAACCGTTCACGCCGATTGATGGCAGTCAGGAGACAGAAACCAAGGTGGATAAGGATATCAAGAAATTCTTTGACGCAAGTAAGCCGGATACTGCAGGAATTGGCTGGACCCAAACGGAATGGACTGGCTATATTGGCGATGGCTATTTCAACTTGGATAACACGAACGTGTCGTTTGCAAGTTACAAGGTGAAGTTCCCCGGTGCAGGCTACGTGACGCTTGCTGTGCGTTACGCCAATGGCGGTTCTACAGACCGTATGTTCAATGCCTACCTTGACCACGACTACTATTTGAGCGCCCCTCCGACAGGTGGCTGGGACAAGTGGGATACTGCTTACGTTGTGATGGATGCGCCGCAGGGCGAAGCCGAACTCAAGTTTATGTCGGTGACTTCTGATGGTGCTCCGAACCTTGATGCGTTTGGCTTTAACCTAGATGGTGTCTGCCGTGTTGGTGTGGATTGCAAGGATGCTAAGGATTCAATTCCGACATCGCTGCAAGGTATCAAGATGGCGGCTAGAGCAAAGCTCCTTGGCGATAAGCTTTTGCTTCCGGAACGTGCTGACATAAGCGTGTTCGATATGAGCGGAAGTCTTGTCGTGCGTAAGGCTGTTTTGGCGGGCGAGGTGGATATGTCTTCTCTCGTGCGTACAAACGGAGTTTACCGCGTTGTTGTTCGCCTGGGTCGTGAAAAGCTTGTTGCGACTTGGGCAAAGGTGAAATAG
- a CDS encoding GDSL-type esterase/lipase family protein: protein MKRVFKYLLAAAVFTGVAVSDSTSFSIYVVGDSTVQTYKDNVYPQTGWGQVLGHFFDASRVKVLNYAIGGRSSRTFIEEGRLDEVKGKLQKGDYLFVQFGHNDRDYSKAARYVEPSKFSGFIQQYVDAGKGKGANVVLVSPMNLNGSRNVFSTGSNNYDARGMMQTVAKNNKIPFVDLNMKSYNTYNNTYKGMGDYVTRYLYKKLEKGEYPNFPDGVNDGTTHFQEMGSMGHAQMICEELADNLKSNTNLSADAKAALTTLVSAIKKRYTIKVKTNLSNYNGLITQTQYFPAGSPMTLRVTPNGQTFEKWVDDDCNELSKNMIYYGFKTKARDITYTAMFKGGAACTPISHASEDSYEEGPGGGSSSSSGEVEVKELDEALCSLKAGTDAWPSVIDMAEPEFGDGWTEKNHEGYTGGGFFNLDNSAYSKATYMVTSDQSAEKARVMIRYSFSGSANRDMKVTVDNGTYDVTFKSTGSWDKWDTVYIDNVWVDALDFKVILQSATADGGPNIDMIAFDMKDVYRTGCKAARENQQGPVSIVPTKLATKPRAKGITVNALGQKVQNVRNQSDLRNLPKGNYFRY from the coding sequence ATGAAACGAGTATTCAAATATCTTCTTGCTGCCGCTGTTTTCACAGGTGTCGCTGTAAGCGATTCCACCAGTTTTTCGATTTACGTGGTGGGCGATTCGACCGTGCAGACGTATAAGGATAACGTCTATCCGCAAACGGGCTGGGGCCAGGTGCTTGGGCATTTCTTTGACGCCTCCCGTGTGAAAGTCCTTAACTATGCAATCGGTGGCCGTAGCTCTAGAACGTTCATCGAAGAAGGCCGCTTGGACGAGGTCAAGGGAAAGCTCCAAAAGGGCGACTACCTCTTTGTGCAATTTGGCCATAATGACCGCGACTATTCAAAGGCCGCACGTTATGTGGAACCGTCGAAGTTCTCTGGATTCATCCAACAGTATGTCGATGCTGGCAAGGGCAAGGGCGCCAATGTCGTCCTCGTCTCTCCGATGAACTTGAACGGTAGCCGCAACGTGTTCTCGACGGGCTCTAACAACTACGATGCCCGCGGCATGATGCAGACGGTTGCCAAGAACAACAAGATTCCGTTTGTCGATTTGAACATGAAGTCGTACAACACGTATAACAATACGTACAAAGGTATGGGCGATTATGTGACCCGCTATCTCTACAAAAAGCTGGAAAAGGGTGAATACCCGAATTTCCCTGATGGTGTGAACGATGGTACGACGCACTTCCAGGAAATGGGCTCGATGGGCCACGCCCAGATGATTTGCGAAGAGCTTGCAGATAATCTCAAGTCCAACACGAACCTCTCTGCCGATGCAAAGGCTGCGCTTACGACGCTTGTGTCTGCAATTAAGAAGCGTTATACCATCAAGGTCAAGACGAACCTCTCGAATTACAACGGCCTCATTACGCAGACGCAGTATTTCCCGGCGGGTTCCCCGATGACGCTCCGCGTGACGCCGAATGGCCAGACGTTTGAAAAGTGGGTCGATGATGACTGCAACGAGCTCTCGAAGAACATGATTTATTACGGCTTCAAGACGAAGGCCCGTGACATCACATACACGGCGATGTTCAAGGGCGGTGCCGCTTGCACGCCGATTTCTCATGCTTCGGAAGATTCTTACGAAGAAGGTCCTGGTGGCGGTTCGAGCAGTTCAAGCGGTGAAGTGGAAGTCAAGGAACTTGACGAAGCTCTGTGCTCGCTCAAGGCTGGTACGGATGCTTGGCCGTCAGTGATTGACATGGCGGAACCTGAATTTGGAGATGGCTGGACTGAAAAGAATCATGAAGGCTATACTGGCGGCGGTTTCTTCAATCTTGATAATTCTGCCTACAGCAAGGCCACGTACATGGTGACTTCGGACCAGTCTGCTGAAAAGGCCCGTGTGATGATCCGCTATTCGTTTTCGGGAAGCGCTAATCGCGATATGAAGGTTACGGTAGATAATGGCACCTACGATGTGACATTCAAGTCCACCGGAAGCTGGGACAAGTGGGATACGGTCTATATCGACAACGTCTGGGTGGATGCCTTGGACTTCAAAGTGATTTTACAGTCGGCGACGGCAGATGGCGGCCCGAATATCGACATGATTGCGTTTGATATGAAGGATGTTTATCGTACTGGTTGCAAGGCCGCTCGCGAAAATCAGCAGGGACCTGTTTCGATTGTTCCGACAAAACTTGCGACAAAGCCGCGAGCCAAAGGCATCACGGTCAATGCGCTTGGCCAAAAAGTGCAAAATGTTCGCAATCAGTCGGATTTGCGAAACCTCCCCA